The following proteins are co-located in the Rhodohalobacter sp. SW132 genome:
- a CDS encoding TonB-dependent receptor has product METKIQTMMLVFALLITGVVTITNSSAFASTHTIDEGEVKISELYGSALSSPYEVNQTITGTVTDARTGEPIPGANIYIQQLQTGSATNLDGNFEIQINEPGDYTLIATYVGYERYETVFSISGDETLTLDIELSQVGVLGDDLVVVGYGVQRRSDMTGSVSSISASRINETSITSLESGMQGRSAGVYVTQGGNKPNSGASIRIRGNRSITAGNDPLFVVDGVPISGGIADINPRDIESIEVLKDASATAIYGARGSNGVIIVTTQRGYDGDISVTYDGSVGFSEKTRRVNMMNGEEWAELRREAFRAAGNPTPDNELFHSTELEQLQNGTWTDYQDMITRRGVRQQHQLGIAGGSENARYYVSFGGLDHSGILEPEHFQRYNTRLNIDLDITDRIRIGTSTLGVYSIQEGGTRNFYNEAIQNTPLTQPYDENGELRLEPKPDAQRTNPLLETLPETYDDEITTQRILSNIYLEYLPTENLNFRVNFSPDLRTVKNDQFQAVRSRARQGGPAAAQVSSFDTFEYTWENIVNYQQTLGQSHSIGLTGLFSLQEFQREDSGVQVRGVPLTDMRYHNLGASEEILGASSDFQKWSLISYMARANYNYDSRYLLTLTGRIDGSSRFGVENQYGFFPSVALAWNVSNESFFSPTTLLNDLRVRLSWGKAGQTGINPYRTQGLASRTAFNFGGTPAFGFKPNQIRNDELKWETTTSLNLGVQWEMFDSRVVAEVDAYRQNTEDLLLERAIPTTSGFNSVLENVGATQNTGFEASLTTINVASGDFGGFQWTTNFNFAYNKEEIVELFGGAEDDVGNQWFIGHPINVYYNYEKIGIWQQNEASEAAGYGQRPGEIKVRDVTGSGSITGDDRVILGQEQPKWQGGLGNQFSYRNFDLSVFLVGRFGNMINSGIHTGGSSPMTGRYNNLRVDYWTPDNPTNEAPQPRADLETPIWETTRAYFSGDFVRVRNIGLAYNLPANIAQSVLGLQSLRFTVNAENPYIFAPYVRNHGGVDPETSTGSNTPSQWTLQFGINLTL; this is encoded by the coding sequence ATGGAAACAAAAATTCAAACCATGATGCTTGTATTTGCTCTCTTGATTACCGGGGTAGTTACAATCACCAATTCATCAGCTTTTGCATCTACACATACAATAGATGAGGGCGAGGTAAAAATTTCTGAACTTTATGGAAGCGCTCTCAGCAGCCCGTATGAGGTTAATCAAACCATAACCGGCACTGTTACCGATGCCCGTACAGGCGAACCCATACCAGGAGCAAATATTTATATCCAGCAGCTTCAAACGGGTTCAGCCACAAATTTGGATGGAAACTTTGAAATACAAATCAATGAACCTGGAGATTATACATTAATAGCTACATATGTGGGATATGAGCGGTATGAAACAGTTTTTAGTATATCCGGCGACGAAACTTTAACCCTGGATATTGAGCTTTCCCAGGTAGGAGTTTTAGGTGATGATCTGGTTGTTGTGGGTTACGGAGTTCAGAGAAGGAGTGATATGACTGGTTCTGTATCTTCAATCTCAGCTTCTCGAATTAATGAAACTTCCATAACTTCATTAGAATCAGGCATGCAGGGTCGGTCAGCCGGAGTTTATGTAACACAAGGGGGTAACAAACCTAATTCAGGAGCTTCAATTCGAATCCGTGGTAACCGATCCATTACCGCTGGTAATGATCCATTATTTGTAGTTGACGGAGTACCGATTTCAGGAGGTATAGCAGATATCAACCCAAGAGATATAGAGTCCATAGAAGTTCTGAAAGATGCTTCCGCAACAGCCATCTATGGTGCACGTGGATCAAATGGTGTAATCATCGTTACAACGCAACGCGGATACGATGGGGATATCTCTGTAACATATGATGGATCGGTTGGTTTTTCTGAGAAAACAAGAAGAGTTAATATGATGAATGGTGAGGAATGGGCAGAATTGCGTCGCGAAGCGTTCCGTGCTGCTGGCAATCCCACACCGGATAACGAACTTTTTCATTCTACTGAACTCGAGCAGCTTCAGAACGGTACCTGGACCGATTACCAGGATATGATTACCCGGCGAGGGGTGAGGCAACAACACCAGCTTGGAATTGCAGGGGGTAGTGAAAATGCCCGTTATTATGTTTCTTTTGGGGGACTGGACCACAGTGGAATTCTTGAACCGGAACATTTTCAGAGATATAACACCCGGCTGAATATTGACCTGGATATTACCGACAGGATACGAATCGGTACATCAACCCTGGGAGTGTACAGTATTCAGGAAGGTGGAACCCGAAACTTTTATAATGAAGCCATTCAAAATACTCCCCTTACACAGCCCTATGATGAAAATGGCGAGCTTCGACTGGAGCCAAAGCCAGATGCTCAGCGTACCAACCCATTGCTTGAAACGCTTCCTGAAACGTACGATGACGAGATTACTACACAGCGAATTCTGAGTAATATTTATCTTGAATACTTGCCTACCGAAAACTTGAATTTCAGGGTGAATTTTTCTCCTGATCTGAGGACTGTGAAAAATGATCAGTTCCAGGCTGTGAGATCTCGTGCACGGCAGGGGGGACCAGCGGCAGCTCAGGTTAGTTCATTTGATACATTTGAGTATACCTGGGAAAATATTGTAAACTACCAGCAAACCCTTGGCCAAAGTCATTCGATAGGCTTGACGGGACTATTCAGTTTACAGGAATTTCAAAGGGAGGATTCAGGTGTTCAAGTTAGGGGAGTTCCTCTTACCGATATGCGCTATCATAATTTGGGTGCCTCAGAAGAAATTCTGGGAGCCAGTTCTGATTTTCAAAAGTGGTCATTAATTTCTTATATGGCACGTGCCAATTATAATTATGACAGCAGATACCTGCTTACATTGACAGGCCGGATTGACGGATCATCCCGTTTTGGAGTCGAAAATCAATATGGTTTCTTCCCTTCTGTAGCTCTTGCCTGGAATGTTTCAAACGAATCCTTTTTTAGTCCCACAACTTTGTTGAATGACCTGAGAGTAAGACTTAGTTGGGGTAAGGCCGGACAAACAGGAATTAATCCTTACCGGACGCAGGGGTTGGCCAGTCGCACAGCATTTAATTTCGGCGGTACACCTGCATTTGGATTCAAACCGAATCAAATCCGGAACGACGAGCTGAAATGGGAAACGACAACATCCCTCAATTTGGGTGTTCAATGGGAAATGTTTGATTCAAGAGTTGTGGCGGAAGTGGATGCATACAGGCAAAATACGGAAGATCTTTTGCTGGAAAGAGCCATCCCCACAACCAGTGGTTTTAACAGTGTACTCGAAAATGTTGGCGCAACTCAAAATACCGGTTTTGAAGCTTCCCTCACCACTATAAACGTGGCTTCTGGTGATTTTGGTGGTTTCCAATGGACAACAAATTTCAATTTTGCATACAACAAAGAAGAAATTGTTGAACTATTTGGCGGTGCAGAAGATGATGTTGGTAACCAATGGTTCATTGGTCATCCGATAAATGTTTATTATAACTATGAAAAAATCGGTATCTGGCAACAGAATGAGGCTTCTGAAGCCGCAGGATATGGTCAGCGCCCCGGAGAAATCAAGGTTCGAGACGTGACCGGAAGCGGCAGCATTACAGGTGATGACAGAGTTATTCTTGGTCAGGAACAACCCAAGTGGCAGGGCGGATTGGGCAACCAGTTCAGTTACAGAAATTTTGACCTGTCGGTATTTCTTGTCGGCCGTTTTGGCAACATGATTAACAGTGGCATTCATACAGGTGGTTCCAGCCCGATGACAGGCCGATATAACAATCTCAGAGTGGATTACTGGACTCCGGATAATCCGACAAACGAGGCTCCACAACCTCGTGCTGACCTTGAAACGCCGATTTGGGAAACTACACGGGCATATTTCAGTGGTGATTTTGTCAGGGTTAGAAATATCGGACTTGCCTACAACCTTCCTGCAAATATTGCACAAAGTGTTCTCGGTTTACAGTCACTCAGATTTACAGTGAATGCCGAAAATCCTTACATCTTTGCCCCATACGTAAGGAACCATGGAGGAGTGGATCCGGAAACCAGCACAGGATCGAATACACCCTCACAGTGGACCCTCCAGTTTGGTATCAATTTGACACTCTAA
- a CDS encoding TRAP transporter substrate-binding protein, with translation MSCGGSRSDDGSKTIILAHAMHLTHPVTIAMDRMAELTEEKSEGQLKIEIYPTSQLGGERELLELVQIGTIGITKISGAVLENIVPAMQAMSLPYLFRDEEHYANVLWGDVGRDMLLEGEKYRLRGIAYYDAGMRSFYSVGRPINTPADLAGMKIRVQPSVMAINLIRAYGGSATPLAYGELYTAFQGGIVDGAENNPPSFYTSRHYEVTDYYILNEHTAVPDVLVIGTKVWDTLTDQERTWLMEAVNESVDFQRELWKESEEESLRIVQEAGVEVIHPDKEPFRERVQHIYDNVRERDPELYRWIERIQQVQ, from the coding sequence ATGAGCTGCGGAGGTTCAAGGTCAGATGATGGTTCTAAAACCATCATACTTGCTCACGCAATGCACCTGACTCATCCGGTTACAATAGCTATGGACCGTATGGCTGAACTCACTGAAGAAAAATCAGAGGGACAGCTTAAAATTGAGATCTACCCTACAAGTCAGCTCGGTGGAGAACGCGAGCTTCTCGAGCTTGTACAGATCGGAACGATTGGTATCACTAAAATTTCCGGCGCAGTTTTGGAAAATATAGTTCCCGCCATGCAGGCCATGAGTCTTCCCTATCTTTTTCGCGATGAAGAACATTATGCCAATGTATTATGGGGCGATGTTGGCCGTGATATGCTGTTAGAAGGAGAAAAATATCGATTAAGAGGGATAGCATATTATGATGCCGGAATGAGAAGTTTCTATTCTGTGGGCCGGCCCATAAACACCCCCGCGGATTTAGCCGGGATGAAAATAAGAGTACAACCAAGTGTAATGGCCATAAACTTAATCCGCGCCTATGGCGGATCAGCTACCCCGCTTGCTTATGGCGAACTTTATACGGCTTTCCAGGGAGGTATTGTTGATGGAGCGGAAAATAATCCTCCAAGTTTTTATACATCCCGGCACTACGAAGTAACCGACTACTATATCCTCAATGAGCATACAGCCGTACCCGATGTACTTGTCATCGGTACGAAAGTCTGGGATACTCTCACTGACCAGGAACGGACGTGGCTTATGGAGGCAGTGAATGAATCCGTCGACTTTCAACGTGAGTTGTGGAAAGAATCAGAAGAAGAGTCACTGCGTATTGTCCAGGAAGCAGGAGTTGAAGTCATCCACCCAGACAAAGAACCTTTTCGGGAAAGAGTACAACACATTTATGACAATGTGAGGGAACGTGACCCTGAACTCTATCGATGGATTGAACGTATTCAGCAGGTTCAATAA
- a CDS encoding TRAP transporter small permease yields the protein MRKLIDTITRSLLVFLMSSLVIVVVWQVFSRYILNAPSTVTDELARFLLIWVSLLGAAYYSGKNLHIAINVLPSRLSPPNRKKLNILIHLIVITFVLLVFVIGGGMLVYYTYTYLQLTPTLQIPMAFIYAIGPISGLLIIFYKIADIADLLRSDAEQVSGDHQFEQEDFTGSI from the coding sequence GTGCGAAAACTGATTGATACAATCACAAGAAGTCTGCTTGTTTTTTTAATGAGTTCGCTGGTTATCGTTGTAGTATGGCAGGTATTTTCCCGCTATATCCTAAATGCACCAAGTACTGTCACAGACGAACTTGCCCGTTTCCTCCTCATCTGGGTCAGCCTTTTGGGTGCTGCATATTATTCAGGAAAGAATCTGCATATAGCGATTAATGTTTTACCCTCAAGACTCAGCCCTCCCAACAGAAAAAAACTAAATATTCTGATACATCTGATTGTCATCACATTTGTTCTTCTTGTTTTTGTGATTGGCGGGGGGATGCTGGTTTATTACACCTATACTTATCTGCAGCTTACTCCGACTTTGCAGATTCCTATGGCATTTATCTACGCAATCGGCCCGATAAGCGGGTTACTGATCATCTTCTATAAAATAGCAGATATTGCTGATCTTCTCCGTTCTGATGCGGAACAGGTCAGCGGGGATCATCAGTTTGAACAGGAAGACTTCACAGGATCAATTTAA
- a CDS encoding TRAP transporter large permease, whose amino-acid sequence MGLIEILVLVLSFLILLAIGVPVAWTLGIASLLTILFSLESLTAFMTMAQQVMTSLDSFTLLAIPFFILAGQLMNKGGIATRLINFAKNIVGALPGGLAHINVVAAMLFGAIAGSSVAAASAIGSILGPRMEKEGYTKEFGAAINISSSTMGLIIPPSNILIVYSLASGGTSIAALFIAGYIPGILTGLILMGVAAVWAMRKNFPVGERTALKPLIKSFLKALPSLLLLVIVIGGIVIGIFTATEAAAIAVVYTLGLAFFYKEIRFKDLPSVLMGSVQTTSIVMILIATSISMSWVMSFGHLPQSISETLLALSDNKIVILLIINLILLFVGMFMDITPAVLIFTPIFLPVVVELGIDPVHFGIIMIMNLCIGICTPPVGTLLFVGVSVAGTTIEKVIKPLLPLFVAMLLTLILVTFWEDLSLALPRLFDLM is encoded by the coding sequence ATGGGATTAATTGAGATACTAGTACTCGTATTAAGCTTTCTGATTCTGCTTGCTATCGGTGTCCCCGTCGCGTGGACGCTCGGTATTGCGAGCCTGCTAACGATATTATTTTCATTAGAGTCACTGACTGCATTCATGACAATGGCTCAGCAGGTAATGACCAGCCTGGACAGCTTTACACTGCTGGCAATTCCATTTTTTATACTTGCCGGTCAGTTAATGAATAAGGGTGGAATCGCAACACGTCTCATTAATTTTGCCAAAAATATAGTAGGCGCCCTTCCCGGTGGTCTGGCCCATATAAATGTAGTAGCAGCAATGCTTTTTGGGGCCATCGCGGGATCATCCGTGGCTGCAGCATCAGCTATTGGCAGCATCCTGGGACCCCGCATGGAAAAAGAGGGCTATACAAAAGAGTTTGGTGCGGCAATTAATATATCTTCATCCACTATGGGATTGATCATTCCGCCTTCCAATATCCTGATTGTTTATTCACTTGCCAGCGGCGGAACATCTATTGCGGCCCTTTTTATTGCAGGATACATACCGGGCATCCTCACCGGTCTGATTCTGATGGGAGTGGCAGCAGTTTGGGCGATGCGAAAAAACTTTCCGGTAGGAGAAAGAACCGCGTTAAAGCCTCTTATCAAATCGTTCCTGAAAGCGCTACCCAGTTTACTTCTTTTAGTTATTGTAATCGGGGGCATCGTAATCGGAATCTTTACCGCCACCGAAGCAGCAGCTATTGCAGTTGTATACACACTGGGACTTGCCTTTTTCTATAAAGAGATCCGATTTAAAGATTTGCCTTCTGTTTTGATGGGCTCCGTTCAAACCACCTCTATTGTCATGATTCTCATCGCTACTTCAATTAGCATGAGTTGGGTGATGTCGTTTGGGCATCTGCCTCAATCCATCAGTGAAACACTTCTGGCGCTGAGTGATAATAAAATTGTGATCCTTCTGATTATAAACCTGATCCTGCTTTTTGTGGGAATGTTTATGGATATCACGCCAGCTGTGCTCATCTTCACACCGATCTTTCTTCCTGTGGTGGTTGAACTCGGAATTGATCCGGTTCACTTCGGCATCATAATGATTATGAATCTCTGTATCGGAATCTGTACACCACCTGTTGGAACACTGCTCTTTGTGGGTGTGAGTGTGGCGGGAACCACCATTGAAAAAGTTATAAAGCCGTTGCTTCCACTTTTTGTCGCGATGCTGCTCACACTGATACTGGTAACCTTTTGGGAAGATTTGAGCCTTGCACTTCCACGATTATTTGATTTGATGTAA
- a CDS encoding Gfo/Idh/MocA family oxidoreductase, whose translation MDRRKFIKTSALTTAAIGLTGPLTFSKGIYSPNDKIVVAMMGGRGRAGYLSEVFAGAEGVEVKSIFDVDERPLEERAEEVEVIQGRKPETGTDFRRALDDPDIDALVIAAPDHWHTAATILALQAGKHVYVEKPASHNPAESDLIVQAQKRYNKVVQMGNQQRSAPESIEVINEIREGLIGDVYYAKCFYANARGPIGTGSIADVPDWLDYELWQGPAPRTPYRDNIIHYNWHWFWKWGTGELLNNGTHEYDICRWALGVDLPKKISSNGGRYHFDDDWEFYDVQNVMFEFPEGKSINWEGRSSNGYQFWDKGRGSVIHGTKGTVMIDRSGYTAYNLDNEEIKKNIRDDETDQLDTVGGGGLTDIHVHNFAEAIRRGTELNSPIEEGQKSVKALHLGNISQEIGRSLDINPRTGRIIGDSEAMSMWRRDYERGWEPRI comes from the coding sequence ATGGATCGACGAAAGTTTATCAAAACATCCGCACTTACAACAGCAGCAATCGGGCTTACCGGGCCGCTAACTTTTTCGAAAGGCATCTATTCGCCCAACGATAAAATTGTTGTTGCTATGATGGGAGGGCGTGGAAGGGCCGGTTATTTGTCGGAGGTATTTGCCGGTGCAGAGGGTGTGGAAGTGAAATCAATTTTTGATGTGGATGAACGTCCGCTTGAAGAACGGGCAGAAGAAGTGGAAGTGATTCAGGGAAGGAAACCGGAAACCGGGACCGATTTTCGGAGGGCTTTGGACGATCCCGATATTGATGCCCTGGTGATTGCGGCTCCCGATCATTGGCATACTGCCGCTACAATTCTGGCTCTTCAGGCGGGAAAACATGTGTATGTGGAAAAGCCGGCGAGTCATAATCCTGCAGAATCTGATTTGATAGTTCAGGCTCAGAAGAGATATAACAAAGTTGTACAGATGGGGAACCAGCAGAGATCAGCCCCGGAATCAATAGAAGTGATAAATGAAATCCGGGAAGGTTTAATTGGTGATGTCTACTATGCAAAATGCTTTTATGCAAATGCCAGGGGGCCTATCGGTACCGGCAGTATAGCTGATGTACCCGATTGGCTGGATTATGAATTATGGCAGGGCCCGGCCCCGAGAACACCGTACCGGGATAATATTATCCACTACAACTGGCACTGGTTCTGGAAATGGGGAACGGGTGAATTATTAAACAACGGAACACATGAATATGATATTTGCCGCTGGGCTCTTGGTGTGGATCTGCCGAAGAAAATTTCATCCAACGGTGGCCGCTATCATTTTGATGATGACTGGGAATTTTACGACGTGCAAAACGTAATGTTTGAATTTCCTGAAGGAAAATCGATCAACTGGGAAGGTCGCAGCAGCAACGGATATCAATTCTGGGACAAAGGCAGGGGATCAGTCATTCACGGAACGAAAGGTACTGTGATGATAGACAGAAGCGGGTATACAGCGTATAATCTTGACAATGAGGAGATAAAAAAGAACATACGCGATGATGAAACAGATCAGCTGGATACAGTAGGCGGCGGCGGTTTGACAGATATTCATGTTCATAATTTTGCCGAGGCTATCAGAAGGGGAACAGAGCTAAATTCACCTATTGAAGAGGGACAAAAAAGTGTTAAAGCACTCCATTTAGGAAATATATCTCAGGAAATCGGCCGTTCACTGGATATCAATCCGCGCACGGGCAGAATAATTGGTGATTCTGAAGCGATGAGCATGTGGAGACGCGATTATGAGCGGGGTTGGGAACCGAGGATTTAA